Below is a genomic region from Clostridiisalibacter paucivorans DSM 22131.
AAAAAAAGGGGCAGATTGGTTATATAGTGTGTTTTTTTAGGAGTTGATTAAATGGAAGATAATAGAGAATTTGAAATAATGAGAACTTATACGAGAGCTTGGCAGACTGAAATTGTAATGTATCACCTATTTGGAATACCTCTTTGGTTTCCAGTATCATCAAGACAAGCTGCTTTTTTTATGTTGGGATTAGTCTTTATGACCATATTTTCTAAAGTAATCCCACTAAAGGGTATCCCTTTAGTGGGAGATCCTATTTGTATTTATGCAGTGTATCCATTTTTGATAATGAAATTTTTTACTAAGATGACTTTAGACGGAAAACCTCCACATATTTTCTTCCGAGATCAGTTAAGTTTTTTATTTCAAGATAAAAAATATAACCTTTATAAACCTATAAAAGACGAAAATAAAATAAATTATTCTTCGCAAATAGGATATAGAACAGTAAGACGTATATCAGAAATAGATTATAAACTTTTAAAAAGGAGGAAGAGATAAATGGCAGGATATACTTTTCCTACTAAGTACTATGAAAGTAACTTAATATTTGACCAAAGTAAGAATTGTTGGGCTTTATATAGACTTATGGGTGAGAATTATGAGTATCTTTCACATGATCTAAAAAAAATCACTAGAAATAGACTAGCAAGGCTTTTGGTAAATGTAGGTATGGAGTATAAGATATTACTTCTTCCA
It encodes:
- a CDS encoding TcpE family conjugal transfer membrane protein codes for the protein MEDNREFEIMRTYTRAWQTEIVMYHLFGIPLWFPVSSRQAAFFMLGLVFMTIFSKVIPLKGIPLVGDPICIYAVYPFLIMKFFTKMTLDGKPPHIFFRDQLSFLFQDKKYNLYKPIKDENKINYSSQIGYRTVRRISEIDYKLLKRRKR